The Aeromonas veronii genome includes the window CCGTGTGGGCGCGGATAAGATCCCCATCGAACGCCGCATAGCGGGAGTGGGGGGCGACGAACTCGTCGTCGAAGCCCCGCAGCAGCGGCTCGTGCTCATCGAGACGATGATGACGATAGACCCCGGAGAGCTTCTCGCCGTGAGTCTGTTTCTCCATGCCGTAGAGCGCCTTGAGGGCCGCCTGCACCGCCCAGCACAGGAAGAGGGTGGAGGTCACATGCCGATGGGACCACTCGATGATCTCGACGATGCGCGGCCAGTAAACCACCTCCTCGAACTCCACCAGCCCGAGCGGCGCCCCCGTGATGATCATGCCGTCGTAGTTGTTGCCCCGCACCTGTTCGAAGTCGTGATAGAAGTTCTCGAGGTGCGCCTGGGGCGTGTTCTTGGACTCCCTGTCGTCGATGCGCAGCAGATCCACGTCCACCTGCAACGGCGAGTTGGAGAGCATCCGCATCAGCTGGATCTCGGTCTCTATCTTCTTGGGCATCAGATTGAGGATGAGCACCCGCAGGGGGCGGATGTTCTGGGTGACGGCCCGGGATTCCGTCATGACGAAGATGTTCTCTTCCCCCAGCACTTCGGCGGCGGGCAACTGGTCCGGGATCTTGATCGGCATACTGACTCCCTGTACTGCATCGGTAAACATGTCTGGACATCTAGAAGCCTATAATAAAGCGCCCGCCCTGTCATCAGATAGCTTTTCTTCATTCCGCCCTTTGACTAGCATACGACTTCACTCTGTTTTTCATGCCCAAGCCCATGACAGGTATCAAGATCTCGGTAGATCGGCTGCAAGTCGGCAATTATGTCTCCCTGCCACTGGGCTGGCGCGAACACCCCTTCCTGTTTTCCAGCTTCAAACTCAAGAGTGAACAGGAGATAGCGCTCATCCGCCGGCTCGGCCTCAAACTGGTCACCATCATCCCCGACAAGAGCGATACGCCCCCCAAACCCCTCGACCAGGTCGCTCCCCCATCAGCCGATGGCGGTGCCCTCGCCAACCGCCAGCAGGAGATGCAGCAGGAGAAGGCCAGGCGCATCGAGCAGTTGCAGCGTTAT containing:
- the metA gene encoding homoserine O-acetyltransferase MetA gives rise to the protein MPIKIPDQLPAAEVLGEENIFVMTESRAVTQNIRPLRVLILNLMPKKIETEIQLMRMLSNSPLQVDVDLLRIDDRESKNTPQAHLENFYHDFEQVRGNNYDGMIITGAPLGLVEFEEVVYWPRIVEIIEWSHRHVTSTLFLCWAVQAALKALYGMEKQTHGEKLSGVYRHHRLDEHEPLLRGFDDEFVAPHSRYAAFDGDLIRAHTDLQIFAESEEAGVYLAATKDCRQVFVTGHPEYDALTLDGEYQRDLAAGLTPVVPVNYYPEGDPTRTPRASWRSHGHLLFSNWLNYYVYQLTSYKVEDIGKVFTYQPPKP